A genomic region of Cannabis sativa cultivar Pink pepper isolate KNU-18-1 chromosome 1, ASM2916894v1, whole genome shotgun sequence contains the following coding sequences:
- the LOC115704013 gene encoding metal tolerance protein 10-like has translation MTSDDALRTDSFDYRTELLSPAGAATNGIAPTEPSWRLSMDEYKLPESHTSSQFGIGHFINSLRRQRKIAEYYKRQVKLLEGFDEVDSFTELGTLPGTLTEDEMKELARNERLAIYASNVANLVLFLAKVYASVESKSLAVIASTLDSLLDLLSGFILWFTSYSMRKPNEFYYPIGKSRMQPVGIVVFASVMATLGLQILFESGRELLTKTQPERDSVKEKWMIGIMVSVTVVKFVLMVYCRRFSNEIVRAYAQDHFFDVITNSIGLGAAVLAIKFYWWIDPLGAILIALYTMGNWSNTVMENVWSLIARTAPPEYLAKLTYLIWNHHEEIKQIETVKAYKFGTEYFVEVDIVLPGEMSLSNAHFIGETLQDKIEKLPEVERAFVHVDFDVTHKPEHKPKVP, from the exons atGACAAGTGACGATGCTCTTCGAACAGATTCATTTGACTACAGGACAGAGTTGCTGTCTCCTGCAGGAGCAGCAACGAACGGCATAGCGCCAACCGAACCATCGTGGCGGCTTAGCATGGATGAGTACAAGCTTCCGGAGAGCCATACTTCATCTCAGTTTGGCATAGGCCATTTCATCAACTCATTAA ggaGGCAAAGAAAAATTGCTGAATATTACAAGAGGCAGGTTAAACTTCTTGAGGGATTCGATGAAGTTGATTCATTTACTGAGTTAGGAACTTTGCCTGGAACTTTAACTGAG GATGAAATGAAGGAGCTTGCGAGAAATGAGAGGTTGGCAATCTATGCATCGAACGTGGCTAATTTGGTGTTGTTCTTGGCTAAAGTGTATGCCTCTGTTGAGAGTAAATCATTGGCAGTCATAGCTTCCACTCTCGACTCACTCTTAGATCTCTTGTCTGGATTCATTCTTTGGTTCACTTCTTATTCAATGAGAAAACCAAATGAGTTTTATTACCCAATTGGCAAGAGTCGTATGCAACCTGTC GGAATTGTTGTTTTTGCATCAGTAATGGCTACTCTTGGGCTACAAATACTGTTCGAATCAGGTCGAGAACTTCTAACAAAG ACACAACCAGAAAGAGACTCAGTGAAAGAGAAATGGATGATAGGGATAATGGTATCAGTGACAGTGGTGAAATTTGTGTTAATGGTATATTGTCGAAGATTCAGTAATGAAATAGTGAGAGCATATGCCCAAGACCATTTCTTTGATGTTATTACCAACTCAATTGGCCTTGGTGCTGCTGTTTTGGCTATAAAATTCTATTGGTGGATCGATCCCCTCGGTGCTATTCTT ATCGCATTATACACAATGGGTAATTGGTCAAACACAGTGATGGAGAATGTTTGGTCATTGATTGCAAGGACAGCACCACCAGAGTATCTAGCAAAGCTTACATACCTAATATGGAATCATCATGAAGAAATTAAGCAAATTGAGACTGTGAAAGCATATAAATTTGGAACTGAATATTTTGTTGAGGTTGATATAGTGTTACCTGGTGAAATGTCTCTAAGCAATGCACATTTCATTGGAGAGACACTTCAAgacaaaattgaaaaattgccAGAAGTCGAGAGAGCATTTGTTCATGTTGACTTTGATGTCACTCACAAGCCAGAGCACAAACCAAAAGTTccatga
- the LOC115704014 gene encoding cytochrome P450 81Q32-like — protein MELVSEVMMTSYYLLIILITVVFSFKTKKRHYKNLPPTPPSLPIIGHLHLVKPPLHRALRNLSTKYGDVFSLGFGFRQVVVVSSPSVVEECFTKNDVVLANRPQLLAAKHIGYNSTNMVDTPYGDHWRNLRRIGATEIFSSGRLNLFVGIRRDEVKRLLFKLSHHKDWQKVELKSMLQELLYNILMRMVAGKRCDNNDMVNKEEARRYRDTLRVALGLAGAGNSADFLPFLNWIPNSFEKKVKKVGKKLDSLVEGLIKEHRSSRDKNRNTIIEHLLSLQESQPEYYTAQIIKGFVLVIFAAGMDTSATLEWVMANLLNYPHVLKKVKDEIDSQIGQQQLINESDVSKLPYLQCVISETLRLYPAGPLLVPHYSSNDCTISRYDVPHGTILLVNTWAIHRDPKLWKDADSFIPERFENINSENNEGYKLMPFGLGRRACPGKSLAQRMMGLTLGSLIQCFDWKRIDDNEIDMVEGKGLTMPKAVPLEAMCKPRPIMEFLL, from the exons ATGGAATTGGTGAGTGAAGTGATGATGACCTCTTACTACTTATTAATCATTCTCATCACTGTCGTTTTTTCATTCAAGACAAAGAAACGACACTACAAAAACCTCCCACCAACCCCACCCTCTCTTCCCATAATTGGTCATCTCCATCTAGTGAAACCTCCACTCCACCGAGCCTTGCGCAATCTCTCCACCAAATACGGCGATGTTTTCTCCCTTGGCTTCGGTTTTCGCCAAGTGGTCGTTGTCTCATCGCCTTCTGTCGTTGAGGAATGCTTCACCAAAAATGACGTCGTTTTGGCTAATCGTCCACAACTTCTTGCGGCGAAGCACATAGGCTACAACTCCACCAATATGGTTGACACTCCCTATGGTGATCACTGGCGCAACCTCAGGCGAATTGGCGCAACTGAGATCTTCTCCTCTGGACGGCTTAACCTCTTTGTAGGGATTAGGAGAGATGAAGTCAAACGACTACTCTTCAAGCTCTCACACCATAAAGATTGGCAAAAG GTGGAGCTCAAGTCAATGCTCCAAGAGTTGCTTTACAACATCTTAATGAGGATGGTGGCCGGAAAACGATGCGACAACAATGACATGGTGAATAAAGAAGAAGCACGGCGATATAGAGATACCTTGAGAGTTGCATTAGGGCTTGCCGGAGCAGGGAACTCGGCGGACTTTTTGCCCTTTTTGAATTGGATCCCAAATAGTTTTgagaagaaggtgaagaaggtTGGGAAAAAGTTGGACTCTCTTGTAGAGGGTTTAATCAAAGAGCATCGGAGTAGCAGAGATAAGAATCGAAACACCATTATTGAACATTTACTCTCTTTACAGGAGTCTCAACCAGAATATTACACTGCCCAAATTATCAAAGGCTTTGTTTTG GTAATATTTGCAGCAGGAATGGATACATCAGCAACATTAGAATGGGTAATGGCCAATTTACTAAATTACCCTCATGTTCTAAAAAAAGTCAAAGATGAGATAGATTCTCAAATCGGTCAACAACAATTAATCAACGAATCAGA TGTCTCCAAACTACCTTATCTCCAGTGTGTTATTTCTGAGACTTTACGATTATACCCAGCAGGTCCACTCCTTGTACCTCACTACTCCTCGAATGATTGTACCATCAGTAGATACGATGTTCCACATGGCACTATTTTATTGGTTAATACATGGGCAATACATAGAGATCCTAAGTTATGGAAAGATGCTGATAGTTTCATCCCCGAAAGGTTTGAGAATATCAATAGTGAAAATAATGAAGGATACAAGCTAATGCCATTTGGGCTTGGAAGACGGGCTTGTCCTGGAAAAAGTTTGGCCCAACGCATGATGGGCTTGACATTGGGGTCTTTGATCCAGTGCTTTGATTGGAAAAGAATTGATGATAATGAAATTGACATGGTTGAAGGTAAAGGACTTACTATGCCTAAAGCTGTACCATTAGAAGCCATGTGTAAACCACGTCCCATTATGGAATTTCTTCTTTGA
- the LOC115708277 gene encoding metal tolerance protein 9: MENTSGNNTPSPTVLDECNRREPLLTPSPPVDVAGFSPENSSWRLDLSDFQLPSDHGGSNHANDGRCSFALRRLLCQPGKQYKVAEYYKQQERLLEGYNEMETMTENGCFPESLTEDEVKQLAKSERLAVNASNIANLVLFAAKVYASIESKSLAVIASTLDSLLDLLSGFILWFTAYSMKNPNHYNYPIGKNRMQPVGIIVFASVMATLGLQILLESIRHLVTKSATQMNIVEEKWMIGIMVSVTIVKFFLMLYCRRFKNEIVQAYAQDHFFDVVTNSVGLAAAVLAVRYAWWIDPTGALIIALYTMNTWARTVIENVWSLIGRTAPPDFLAKLTYLIWNHHKAIKHIDTVRAYTFGSHYFVEVDIVLPEDMILIEAHNIGENLQEKLEQLPEVERAFVHIDFEFTHRPEHKRKV, encoded by the exons ATGGAGAATACGAGTGGTAATAACACTCCGTCGCCGACGGTACTGGACGAATGCAACAGAAGAGAGCCACTTCTCACACCATCACCGCCTGTGGACGTCGCCGGTTTTTCGCCGGAAAACAGTTCTTGGAGACTCGATCTCAGCGACTTCCAATTGCCGTCAGACCATGGCGGTTCCAACCATGCCAACGACGGACGTTGCTCCTTCGCTTTACGTCGTTTACTTTGCCAACCAG GGAAACAATACAAAGTTGCAGAGTACTATAAACAGCAAGAAAGACTTCTTGAAGGCTACAATGAGATGGAGACCATGACTGAAAATGGCTGCTTCCCTGAGAGCCTAACTGAG GATGAAGTAAAGCAATTAGCAAAGAGTGAGAGGTTGGCAGTCAATGCATCAAACATAGCTAACTTAGTTCTTTTTGCAGCAAAAGTTTATGCTTCAATAGAGAGCAAATCACTAGCTGTGATTGCCTCAACTCTGGATTCATTATTGGATCTCTTATCAGGCTTTATACTGTGGTTCACTGCCTATTCCATGAAAAACCCAAATCATTATAACTATCCCATTGGAAAGAATCGTATGCAACCAGTG GGCATCATTGTTTTTGCATCTGTAATGGCAACTCTTGGCTTACAAATATTGCTTGAGTCCATTAGGCATCTGGTCACAAAA TCTGCAACTCAAATGAATATTGTGGAAGAGAAATGGATGATTGGGATCATGGTTTCAGTGACAATAGTGAAGTTTTTCTTAATGCTTTACTGTAGAAGATTTAAAAATGAAATAGTTCAAGCCTATGCACAAGATCATTTCTTCGATGTTGTTACTAATTCAGTTGGTTTAGCAGCAGCTGTCCTAGCCGTCCGATATGCCTGGTGGATTGATCCTACCGGTGCTCTCATT ATAGCATTATACACAATGAACACATGGGCAAGAACAGTGATTGAGAATGTTTGGTCACTGATTGGAAGAACAGCTCCACCAGATTTTCTAGCAAAGCTAACATATCTGATATGGAATCACCACAAAGCAATTAAGCATATCGACACGGTTAGAGCTTACACATTTGGTTCTCATTACTTTGTAGAGGTTGATATTGTCCTCCCAGAAGACATGATTCTGATTGAGGCTCATAACATTGGTGAGAACCTGCAAGAGAAGCTCGAACAACTCCCCGAGGTAGAACGAGCTTTTGTTCATATCGATTTCGAGTTTACTCACAGGCCAGAACACAAAAGAAAGGTTTGA